The Rosa chinensis cultivar Old Blush chromosome 7, RchiOBHm-V2, whole genome shotgun sequence DNA segment gagaattaattaactacaatatgaatttatatatcatacatatataattatgttatataatatatcgtcattaattgattaaaaaaattatttatttatttttgggaataTATATATTCGTGCCACGTGTCAATGCTATTCGGATCCGATATCTTATCTCTATCTCGGTTGAGATTTTATTTATCACGTGATAAGATAAGATTTTCTATCTCAACTTTATTACCGATTCTAGTGCCACGTGTCAGTCGTTGAAAAGCTGGTTAGATTACGTTTTTGATTTTTATCTGCCACGTGTCGTATCCTATCTTCAGATATCCTTTTCCAACCCTCCATAAATACAGAGTCATTCACTCCATCATAGCTCACCAATTCACAAACACATCTCTTCTCATATCAGAAGCTTAGAAATTCTGAACttccttttcattttatatttttggttCCTTGTTGCAATGAATAGGTTACGGAAATTGCTGatgcaagaggaagaagatgccgTTACAAGAAATCGTCAAAGAGCCCTGGTGATGCAGGCAGCTTCCTCTCATATCTTGAGGATCCAAGAGGAAGAATCACAGTGGGGTGGTTCACAGCCCGGGCGCCAGTACATCGCAAGAGATCGAGAAGCTATGGATCGACGATTGAAAGATCTATACTTCACTTCGCCGTGCAGGTTCCAGGGCGATATATTTCGCAAAAGGTACAGAATGCGACCTCATGTGTTTGACCAAATGATGCATGATGTCGCCAACCACAATCCGTACTTCGTGCAAACTGATGATGCCACCGGCAGAGTTGGTTTGTCTACCGAACAAAAGCTGACTTGTGCTATGAGGATGCTTGCTTACGGGCTTCCGGCTGACCTGTGTGATGAGTTTCTAGACGTAGCTGAATCTACAGCTTTGGAGATCTTGTCGCACTTACTAGAGCAATCTGGAATGTGTACCACGATCATTACCTTCGTCGACCAACTCCGGCAGATTTGCAGCGGTTGCTCAATGTTGCTGAGAAAAGGGGGTTCCCCGGAATGGTGGGAAGTCTCGATTGTATGCACTGGCAGTGGAAAAACTGCCCATCCTCATGGCAAGGGCACTTTACTGGTTATAAGGGAAAACCCACAATCATTCTGGAGGCGGTCGCATCATACGATGCTTGGATTTGGCACGCCTATTTCGGACTTCCAGGTTCCCTTAATGATATTAATGTACTTGGAATGTCTCCATTATTCAACGAAATATGCACAGGTGAGGCTCCTCGAGTTTCGTACTATGTAGGTGATAGAGAATATGGCCAATGCTACTACCTAGTCGATGGGATCTACCCTAAATGGGGATCTTTTGTGAAAGCAATTAGAAATCCAATTACTCCAGAGcaagctcattttacaaagatgTAGGAGTCATACAGAAAAGACGTGGAGAGGGCTTTTGGCATTCTCCAAGCTCGTTTTGCAATAGTAAGAGGACCCGCCCGTGGATGGGATAGGGAGGATCTATCATACATCATGATGACCTGCATTATTTTGCACAACATGATTGTCGATGATGAgcgtgaagaagatgaagagtcgCCTTTTGACCCCGATGATATCCCCACCAGACCAAGGAAAGCACAAATATATGAGAGGTATGAGGATGATAATGAGGTTGAGCGCAACCGTCCTGAACTTGAGGAGTTCATGACCCGTTACCAGGGGGTTAGATGCCCAATTGTGCATAGAGTCCTTCAAGGAGATTTGGTTAATCACCTCTGGAACATGAAGTTGCAAGCAGAGCGGAACCGCAGATGAAGAGATTGTATTTTCACGCTTTCAATAATTGGCAATGTGGCCATTGTGTGGTTTGATTGTTTGTGTGTTTATGCTTTGGTTTGATTGtgtggttttattttattgtcagTGTGTTTATGCTTTTGTAATGCAGTGTGTTTTATTGTTATGAATAAAAGTGAGATAAAaacaagtttttgtttttatttgttaactatAAAATATAgcaacaattttatttcataattgaaaaacataagTGAAAAAGTACAACCAATAAAATATTTCTAATTTCTCCCCATCCATTGAGTCTCTTGAACTGGCACGTAGAGGTCCAAGTTAGAGTCATTTTCACTATGTGGTGTATTTTCTTATGGAGAAAAGGAGGGTTGACGAAATGCACTAGCACTAGAGCTTTGTTCCTCCCTCTCAATAATCtgtgcttgcttcctctccCAATAACTCCTTTTTTTGGGTGTGAAAATTGACGGATCCACTTTCATTGTGCGAGCATCATCCGCGTGCTGCTCAGCTAATTTAGTCTCCTCCCTGAGTCGCAGCCTGTATTCGAGATCGCGCTCTCCTTGGTCTGCAATCCTTTGCATTTGCAATAAGAGTTCATCTGTTTCGTCTTGCCTGGATTTTTTCTTAgcagccttttgagctttttgaCCTGGGGGGCGTGCATGCACATTTGAAGAGCTTGGGGACTCACTCGCGGGACTGCCGTCATCCTCTAAGTTGATAGAGGTAGGAAAACTTGAGCTACCGACATTCATGCCCGGAGGATTGCTAAACTTTTTTGTATCCTTTAATATTGGCCAACAATGCTCAAACGCAAACTCCTCTCCTTTAGCTAAGGTACGATAGATTGACTTAGCTTGTAATATCTATAAATAAGAAGATATTAATCAtgtactatatatatttatacgaaAGTCAATATACATAACATGTTAAAATAAcggtaaaattaattttaaaaataagaataaaacgTCAAGAATAAGGAGGGTTACCTCGTCGGTGGCATTATCACCACTTCCTCGAAGAAGTGCCGCTTTGTTAAGAGCTTGACGCCATCAAGCGCATGCCGGTGTAATCTTTTTCCAACGACCATCACACCCTCCTCCCAATCTAACCACGCCTCCGGCAGGCTTGCAAGTCTCATATACTTCATGTATACGCtcccacaatttttttttttcttgactagTACCCTTAGAGCCGTCTTCACCAACGGTAACTACAGCTATGCACAAGGCTATATCTTCGGCGTCCTTCCAACACTCTTGTCTTGGGTTAGGCATCTTCTAAAAAATTGAAAGCTAgctagatgaagaacaatggtgaaaaagaatgaaatttgGAGGAGATTGGAGATGTTTTGGTGTGAAAAATTATGAAGAAGAgggttggtatttatagaatttgttaaagttactgttccaaCGGGCAAAAAATATTTTCCtgattttttagaaaattttcttttattttttcaatttttttgggtttaaAACACATTTACTTTATTATTGACCATTGATTTTAATCCATACAATTTTTTGAACCGTCAGATTAGATATtcagtatgtatatatatatatatatatatatatattaattttttatgtttagaAAGATTTAATCTGGGCCTTTCATTTTAAATAGAATTAATGAAGTTGAATCTGGGCCATTAGATTTCTTACCGTTGGAGAGATTGTTGCCCGTTCTGCGCTGCTGGGCCCCATGTGTCGGCTGCTTCTCAGCGCGTGTGATGCGCGTCAGCCACTGCGGATCCGTTTTTTTGTCGTCATGCGGGAGTGGCCTCTGTCTTCTCCCTCTGGCGCGTCGCACTCTTCAGCTGCGCATGCAACACATGCAGGCGGGGCCCGCCTCTTCTCTTCCCTCCCCCATTTGGCTTTTGTTCTTCAATGTTGAGTCATTTTGACTCAGCTTATAGctcaaaagccaaaatggctcCCCTTGCAGAATGGTTGGAGACGTCCCCCACAGAAGccaaagccaaaatggcttaTGACTCCAGccgttggagttgctctaacaaTAGCCATTTCAAACAATACTTCATGCATACTTCATATAGCTAAGAATTCAAGTTAAGGTGCCCGGAGTTCAGGCACAATTGAATGATAATACCTGCTCAATGTATGTATGCCTGAGAGATGTATAAAGTAAACAATTAAAGCATAAACTAGGAACCAAGAATTATATACATAGCCAATTAATTAGAAACAATCATCTCCAATATGAAATTATTGATGCAAATAAAAAAGCAGAAGAATGGGTAGAAGGGAATAAGTAGTAACTGATGAACCCATAAGCTATTTTTGGAAGGAATCATAGTCTTTCGTGTGAAAGAAATCAAAGCTTTAAGATTCAAAATTGTAAACCAAGAGAAGACTAAAATCAAAATTATAATCGCCGCTTAAAAGGAAACTATTTGATCATGATAGCGAGGGACaaacagagaaagaagaagaagacaagattGAGAATTTGACAgttctttaatttctttctttatgccctttgttttttttaacagAGGTAACTACAACGTTAAGGACAAGTATATAGGAAAATttccatttacccaaaattgAGCTTCATTAACCCCAATTACCTAAGCATCTTATCAgatttcccacttacccaacaaattatatatttttttccctaatacccaattaaatttttttatttattattttgtgtatattattgagacaattttgccctctctctcattgtcacttagagagaagtcAATGAAGACTTGACCGGAGTCCGGTCAATACTCACCGGATTTCAGTCACCGGCCTACCGAGTCCGGTCACTGGTCACCGCCGTCGGAGTTCGGTCACTGGTCGCTGAAGTCCCGTCACCGGTCACTGGAGTCCCGTCACAAGTCGCTGGAAGTTCTCAAAAAGCTCatcagagatctcataggtcatgGGAGAATATTATTGTTccctaataatatgattattgccccacaatagcccataataatatgattattgccctcagtagaaacattattgccccctaataatatgattattgcccccagtagaaacattattgcccctcaataatattattattactcTCAAGAATAAGTGTATTGCCCCAATAAAATGATTATTGCTCTCAAGAATAAGTGTATTGCCCCAATAAAAtgattattgcctcccaataattaGCTAATCCAGCTATTTTGATCATCAACTTAAGGGAAAAACAACTAGAAACAAAATCCAAATCCCAAACTTGAAGATACAAACGTGAAACTGATCATTGAGCAATtgacaaacaaaaccaattgtTTCTTAGAGGATACAAAATAGACAAGGCGGCTATTTTTGACAACTACCAAATCCAATAAAACTGCTCATTTCTGTACATCTTACTCTCTTCAATTGAATCAAATTCACCGAAACTCAATTTGATCAAAAACAGCAAAACCCCCGAAATCCAAACCAACCTGAAAGCCCGAATTGACTGGGGTCGTGCATATTTAGCTGGTCATTGGTGGAAGACACTGACGAGGTCCTACTGGAAATCGAGCCGGACACAAATCCCAACCCAATCCCTTGATCATTTCCCACTCCTTGCAGCGATGACACTGGTTGCCGCGACAACGGTTGTCACTTGGAGCCCCATCGGAATCGAAACCCGAGAACCCGGACGATGAGTACTATTATCCAAATCTTGTTGGTGCATCAGACCAGATTGTGAACCATCTTCAAACGCCGACGTCAATGACCCAAATCCTTCAGACACTGCCGACGTTTGACCTAGACTCCATTCCGGCAAGAGATCGGACTTGAACCAAAACCAAGTCTAACTAGACCCGGCGACTTCCAATTGTCGGCCACCTCAACTTCTTCCATATTGACACACCGAAATAGAACCTGAAAAGGCCGCCGTCAACTCCTAATCAATCCACTCCCAAATCGGATTCTGAGACTCCGGCGATGACTTCTAGCAGAGGCGTTGTCTTTGCcgtcgaagagagagagagagagagagagagagagagagagagagagagagagagagaagtttgtAGTTATTAATTAGATTGGGGGTAAAATGTCACTTGTGTTTAAATTGGGTAGATGGGAGTAAGATtttcttagtggagtaagtgggagtAACTTGACTCAAAATTGGGCATTGGGTCAATATCCCTAAGGACAATGTGGAAACCACATAGTTTTATGCTGTATCAGGTGATGTGGTTACCTTCTTAGCCATTAGATTATACAACGGATGGAGATTACATGAatttttgtaacttttgttGTGTTGCTATTGGCATGAGATGAAAGGAGGTTCATTGGGTTTTAAATTTTTGGGTGTCCTTGGTAGTTTTTTGGGTTTAATTGTCATTATATTGagtgttctttttgtttttaagagagaatttttttttttttaatgaaagtgGATTAAATTAGATCAACAGCCTTGAATAGGATAGAGGCTAACAACACTTTAGAGTAAAAAAATTTGCGGGGAAACAACTAATTCTCTATCCAAGGATCGCAGCTCATTACAAACCAATAACGCTTGCTTAAAAGCAAGCCTAGTACATGCTATAATAGACTCGCCTCCTAAGGAAAAATTAATCATCTATACCTCGCCTGCCAggcatgcaattgtggtaccgTTGAAAGCATAAAAACATCTCAAAAAGCTTCTAGAAACTGTCATTACACACACCAGACTTGAAAATAAAtgtaaagaaaattaaaatagggCCAACTCCTTCCCTTTAGGGTTAGAGTCACTAGCATTAACCAAATCCTCATTCAGATTCTTCCTGACCTTAgaggtcttcttcttctcattacCTGCATCCTTTGTCTTCTTTCCTTTCCAAGCAGTACCATAGGGCACCTTTTTTTGGCTACCAACAGGTCGCCCACGTTTATTCTTATTTGCCTTGACCACAGCAGGTTCTAGGGTGATACGCCATTGTTGCAGCATCAATATTGCACTTGCCAATAGCAAAGCTTAACCTTGGTTTTTTCAGGGAGAGATTTTGGATTATTTTCTCATGTTCCATCTAGGGCtatcaatgggtcgtgtcgggtcaagataTTTGTTGTGTCACAAGatacaaatccaaatccaacccatttaataattgtgtcaaaaatttaaactcaaacctagcctatttattaaacgggttacccgtttccaacccgcttaacccgtttaataaataggtcgtgtcatgttagacaaaatgacctaTTTAATGGTTAACAATGTGACCCACTTAAtttaaaaaatgcataaattcattaaatacatcagaaactccacaagacaaagaatataaaattatatataattcatatataattaaatccaataattataaagcaaaatatttcaaattgtcttatcctatgatcaaatactcccaacgtccaaaatttcaagaagaagtattgcataatcgggttatacagGTTCAGTTTGTGTTGGTGGGTTGACCAACGGCCGACTCACtttttaatgctttatttaGTGCGGATTTCGAGTCATGTTATCTGATCGTGTGGGAATTGACAACCCTAGTTCCATCATGTATTTTCTCATTATTTTCTTTAGTAAAATATAATGAAGGAACGACTGAACAAGTAGGCATTTTAGTTcattgagttttggttttcgggTGTCATGGTCATTTTTCCATGATGGAAAAGGTAACCGTCGTCTCATGTGAACTATAATAATGAGGAGCTAATATTGCCTATCTTCTGCTTTAGTCATAAAAAGAAAGGCTTATCTAGAATCCCTACACATCTTCACAAAAAACTTGTATTGCAAATGCCGATGTTTCTTAAAAAAATACAAGCCACCAaggaactaaaagaaaaatgagCCATATCGTGGATTACGTTGAAGCATCTGTTCTCTGAATGCTAGGATGTCAAGTTGCTAAAAAATGAGCCTATTATCTGTTGAGTAACAAGTTTGTTTTGTCTATCTATTGCATTTTCTTGATCGAAAAGTATTAGCTCAGAGTCCTATTTTTTAATATCTAGTCATTTTTCGAACGTCCATGcttggataaaaaaaaaaaaaaaagctcactCTTTTACCAATTCATAGGTGAATGCCTTATTAAACAACTTATATTTGTTTCACTAATtatatttcttcaattttttatttatttttactccCCACCCTACCCATTTCATCCTAATGCACTCATCTTGTATATCAAATTGATGACCTTCGCAATATTTATTAAATCAACTAACTAACAAACCACAACTCACCGAATAATTTGACCATAAATAAAGGCGGGTCTATTGTGTCCAGCTTATTTGACCCATTGAccctgtttggacccaaaatgagcattttggcctgacaaggcacgttttggagaaattgagccaatgtcagtggctcaagctatatattgtcgacaagttcgaaatatatatttagaggctaaataaagcctactgtggaagcatggaaatggaaagtcaactttagcacattttcctacttcggctaggagaaaccgagctaaacagaaggagcggtcgcctgaccaaatgaactcgaaatgggcTGAAACTCTGCAGAACCATTTtagacatcctaagaaacatttcttatgaagagtgcaagatccagatagaagtggaaggccttcaaaagatcagtccattattctgcagaagcaaaattggaaaactggacctgtaaggggtccaacagcatttccggcccaaccactatactaaaagctctgaaattttaccagcatgatctacactcatagtggaacatttgttatgaagacgTCACGGCCAAAATATGAATTCCTGatggagatatacatgaaggaataaaggagccgaaagtgcttccttatctcccaaattcatcattccttatctccttatctccgaaattcatcatttctatctccattaatgctccatctccacctcccttatctccaattagtgctccactttcatttgtttaatgccaaagtagttggcatggtagcctataaatagaggttacaaattcatcacaaaacacacattcacaacaacaacatctctaagatgatctaagttctctctagagcaacctctctaagagcaactcctctccttctctttctcttaccggtgatcacactcctagtcctagtcttctcagaagccgactttcagtgccaccaaaccctctgtcagcgtacttcggtcctagtctcctcgggagccgacggtagtgccgcgaccacaacggttacagaaccagccaagcaagggtaacgccctagcaacccagccaagctaaagtcacgctttagcaagttctcctcacttcccagtggttctcgctctgctcgatctacaacatcgagtatcgattgtgatttacaagaagctcagcaaaagtcctcgccacgaggcacaaagaatcccatgacgaggttggtgctctcctcgtccacaatctcttgaaagaagtcaggtcaagggacacccccgacgaccgcacccgaacggtgctggcacgcccgcacaagaaaagagactgttgaccagctgcaacaaaattggagccaaaacATTTTatcacgcccagtgggacctatTGTGAGCTGTAAATCACACCACTATTAAGAAATTGAGGTTagtaaggggttgtgaatcataacggaataggtgaagtctcttttgttaatattgacctaaactccttattggtgcctagttcaggtcccttaaggttaagggcAGTTTTTATTAAcaattgttgaactgtcttcacacttatgatctttctcatcttagtaagtatagcctatgtgaaatggtgtctagaaatgggacaacgttcataacaggttattgaatccagaagtgcgtgcaaatgggcctaaaccactatgtgggagtagttcATGCctaaatggattctgcctcttttgttcgccctcccccacctggccatttcagtaaggttgcccaaaggatttgaaagaaagtttgtgtctaggcgactatacttgggccgcaagtctaaaccttgattcacagaGTCTTATTGAATTCAGCTACTTATACAATACAGCATACTGCCAGATAttcaccattgggaagtcagacgataacccttaccaaaaggtttacgttaatTGCCTGAAACATAAGACccccagttacagaccgcacacGCTtgcagactgtcgtggtcttttaGAAGAATTAGTAATTCAAAGATTTTCTCTCCACACGCCATCAACAGAGATGACGACCGAACGAGGAGAAGATCAACATCCCGCTACTGAGGGCGAGGCAGTTCTCACCGTCCAGCCTAATGAGGCCGGAAAAGTGTTTGATACCACCAGGGTGGCTGAGGACGAGGTGAGAGCGGATATTTTTGTACCCATCCCTATCCCAGAAAACACCAGCCTGGAAGCGCAACTTAACATCATGCGAAAAAACAATAGTACATTCTGGGCAAAGACGGCTAAAATATTCGAGGAGCAGCGACGGATGTCCAACAATCTGATAACGAAAGTCAGGCTGGAGATGGAGCGCAATACGGAGCTGTTGCAAGGGCATATAGACCACACGTCACGACAATCCCAGGAGCAACATGAACAGCTCGTGACCTTGATAAATGCCCAAGCTGCGCAGACTAAGGTCGTTCTCACAGAAGTCGCGGCTATTCGCAGTGAGGGATCCAATACCGCGATCCAAGTTGCCATGCAAAAAACTGAGATGGATCAGGCAAGAGATGTCCTGAATAAGGTGTTAGGGGACCCCAATGCTATTCTAGGGTCCCTCGGCCAGCCTACAGGGTCAGGTAAGTACATACCACCAAATGCTCGAGAAAAAGCAAGCGGCGGCAATACAGCCACATCCGCTACTGCTGTATCAGTCAGAGGTAAAGAGACTACTCTGGCAACGGGTGGGAAGAACAACGCCGCGTCATCAGTCACACAAGGGaccaggactttgaaaatcaatgaaggggCCTCTGTTGGTCATAGCCTGTTTCCCCAATATGACAGCGACGGAGTTGAATACGTGCACCACGATCCACCTCCAGCAAGTCATTATGGTATCGATCGGGTTGAAAGTCCAGCGAAGGTCACCGCAGCCACAAAGGGTCAGCCAGCAGTGGGTTTTACGTCGCAGACGTCAACCGGACACAAAACGACCCATGGAGGCGGCATATCTTTGGTTAATCAGGCTTCACAGGCGCCACCGCCGATCTTTCCAGTTGATGATACAGTGGTTCACCCACCTCCTCCTGATCCAAGATATATAAGGAGAGAGGAGGTAGAAGCAATGATCAGGGCCGCGAACCAGAGGCCTAACCTGGAGGAGGCTTACCAAGGTCCCTTCCCACCGCATATTACACAGACACCTTATCCTAGGGGATATAAGAACATTACGTTCTCTACTTTCTCGGGAGAGGAAGTCGAAAATGCCGCGGCCCATTTGGTTAGGTTTCGAGTACAGTGTGGGCAGTACCAGAATGACGACAATCTGAAGTGTAACATCTTTGCTACTTCTTTATCAGGGTCTGCCTTCACCTGGTTCACGAAGCTGCAACCGGGATCAGTTGCGAGTTGGCCCGCGATGGAGAAGCTGTTTAAGGAAACCTTCGGGACTATCGAGCCGGAAGTAGATTTGGCTTCACTCACCCGGATGGCTCAGCAGCCAACTGAATCTGCTGTCATGTACCTTCAGCGCTTTCAGATCCAGAAAGGAAAGTTGAAGGTAATTCTGCCGGAGAAAGAACTGGTGAAATTGGCAATCAAAGGCTTAGAGCCACGCCAACGCAAAAAACagcatggaagcatgttcaATTCCATGGGGGAACTGATCACAGAAGTAGGAAGTTTCGAGCACTTGCTCAGGGAGATGGACGCTATGAAAAACGCCTCGAAGGGGACATACATCCCAGGGAAACGCCGAATAGTGGCTGCACTCAGCCATCAATCCAGTTCCTTTGATCCTTACTACAAGAGTGAGGAATCTAGTACAGCAGAGGCTGATGAgtctgaagaagatgagataGCTGCCCTGGAACTCACCGAGAAAAAGGCTGCAACGCTAAAGCAACTGAAACTGTGCAAAGAGCCGGTGAAGCTCAAGTCGgtggttttcaccaaaccagAGTTCACAAGTTATACTTACGATGCGAACAAAGCGCATGAAATCTTGGATgaaatgatcgccgcgaagatggtgaaaaccgACTTCAGCCCATTTCCCAAACCAGAGCAACTACGGGGGAAGAAATACTGCAAACTCCATAATATGTGGAATCATAATACAGCCGATTGTGTTAAGCTGAAGGATCAGATCCAAATCTGGTTAAATAACGGTAGTTTGCAAGTAGAGGCACCAAAAACAGCAGTAGCGTTGGTGGACCTAGATCCCTTCCCAGACACCGGCATCAACATGGTGGACGTGGCATGGGGTGAAAAAGATCAGCAGAATCAAAGTCCAGACCACGCGGCTAAGGATTTGAAAAGGGTTGGAGACAAAGTCATGAAGTGGGAATCCAAGACTCGTTTACCCATCGTCCTATGCTCGCggtgcaaggaagaatgtgacACTCAAGCCCTAGATGAGGAAACATACTAGACTGTCCGCTTTGGATCTCTACCGTCAATACAGTTAGTATCATCCTCTAGAAACTTCCAACCATGCAGCCCAAGAGTATACAGTGGTTCAGAAACTCTTTCTCCAAGGGACTCAAACTTATTCAAAAAGTTGAAAACCGCGAGGGAAGAAGAGCAAGTAGATAAGCGGCAAGGGGTTTTAACTAGACCTTACATTCGGCCAGTGTCAACGTCCTCCATCAAAGAAGGGAGATGGTATACACAGAAGAAGGGCAAGGCGGTGGAGATGAGctcttcaaggaagagaaaactccagcggaggtttggagaagcaaagCGAACCTTAGAAGCACTAGATCAAGGACTGATCAAACCATCGCAATTATTGAAACCTCCAGAAGAGTATCAGAGACAATTGGAGGCACTGGCCTCCAAGAGATTCGTTTCCCCGCAACTTCAGAAACAGCAGCCCAAAGTATGGCACAAAGAGCAAAAGCCACGTGCCCCCAAGAGCAGCGCTCAGGAGAAGTCCTTAGTTCCCGCGAGGCAAGAACCGCCACTAGCTCGTAAAGTCAATGTTTGGCGGAGAGTATCTCGCGAAGGAAGAAATAGCAAGCCTTCCATCTTTGACAGGCTGGGGGGCAAAGACAATCGGTCCGCAATTGTGCAGAAAGTTCAAAGCTTGGTGGTCGCTCTCCCAGAGGAAGTGCCAGCGGCAAAACAAATTTTTGAATCACTGAACCAGGTTTCCATGGTACAGGAGCACGAACAAGCTAAGGTGGTGATCCCCACAGAAGAATCATTGGTTGCTTTCATGGTTAAACGGCTCAACGCCGATATCCCAgcagatgaacccaagctcaatcttgatgatgacatggacgAAACAGAAATGGTGGATACCTCTTGCAATATGGTTTATGTGCTCCCTGCTAAGTATGCCTTACCAGTCGCTGCGCAGGAATGTGTAGAAACTGACGCGATTGGAGAACAGCAGTTGCAGATCACTTCAGCCGCAACAACGCAGGTGAAAGAAGCAGTGTTCCTTGAGACTAAAGATGCTAACAATAAGagtttcttcatgagcttcacaagACCCACACCCGCCATGGTGCAACACATGCGACCTTTGTATATCACAGCAGAAATGAATGGGACTAAGGTCAGCAAGATAATGGTTGATACCGGCGCGGCTGTGAATGTCATTACTACCAGAACCATGCATCTACTagggatcaagaaagagaagatccaaTCCACTTCCCTTACGCTaaagaacttcgcggggactgtgACCAAAACATTGGGTTTGATTTTCCTACGAGTCAAGGTGGGTCC contains these protein-coding regions:
- the LOC112178464 gene encoding uncharacterized protein LOC112178464, giving the protein MVRETFKLGAKELKEMMAAVYSESRDGLLKEKHVADAVVFLASQDSAFVTGHNFVVDGGFGTKLRKLLMQEEEDAVTRNRQRALVMQAASSHILRIQEEESQWGGSQPGRQYIARDREAMDRRLKDLYFTSPCRFQGDIFRKRYRMRPHVFDQMMHDVANHNPYFVQTDDATGRVGLSTEQKLTCAMRMLAYGLPADLCDEFLDVAESTALEILSHLLEQSGMCTTIITFVDQLRQICSGCSMLLRKGGSPEWWEVSIVCTGSGKTAHPHGKGTLLVIRENPQSFWRRSHHTMLGFGTPISDFQVPLMILMYLECLHYSTKYAQESYRKDVERAFGILQARFAIVRGPARGWDREDLSYIMMTCIILHNMIVDDEREEDEESPFDPDDIPTRPRKAQIYERYEDDNEVERNRPELEEFMTRYQGVRCPIVHRVLQGDLVNHLWNMKLQAERNRR